In Quercus robur chromosome 10, dhQueRobu3.1, whole genome shotgun sequence, a genomic segment contains:
- the LOC126704299 gene encoding adenosylhomocysteinase-like — protein MALTVSKTPTSSEYKVKDISQANFGRLKIELAEVEMPGLMSCHTEFGPSQPFKGTRITGSLHMMIQTTVLIETLTALGAEVRWCSCNIFLTQDHDAAAIFAWKGESLEEY, from the coding sequence ATGGCGCTCACCGTCTCCAAAACCCCAACTAGCAGCGAATACAAAGTCAAAGATATCTCCCAAGCCAACTTCGGCCGCCTTAAGATCGAGCTCGCCGAGGTCGAAATGCCAGGCCTCATGTCTTGCCACACGGAATTCGGCCCTTCTCAACCTTTCAAAGGCACCCGCATCACTGGGTCTCTCCATATGATGATCCAGACCACCGTCCTCATTGAGACCCTCACCGCCCTCGGCGCTGAAGTCCGGTGGTGCTCGTGCAACATCTTCTTAACCCAGGACCACGATGCCGCCGCGATTTTCGCGTGGAAAGGCGAGAGCTTGGAAGAGTACTAG